The following are from one region of the Vitis riparia cultivar Riparia Gloire de Montpellier isolate 1030 chromosome 9, EGFV_Vit.rip_1.0, whole genome shotgun sequence genome:
- the LOC117921455 gene encoding 40S ribosomal protein S15a-5-like, whose amino-acid sequence MGRRILNDALRTMVNAERRGMAKAHLQPISTVMTSFLKIMKDHGYIKDFQVYDPHRVGKITVELQGRINDCRALTYRQDLKAKDIEKYTANKLPTRQWGYVVITTPNGVLDHEEAVQQNVGGQVLGYFY is encoded by the exons ATGGGAAGAAGGATTTTGAATGATGCTTTGAGGACAATGGTGAATGCAGAGAGGAGAGGGATGGCTAAAGCTCACTTGCAGCCCATTTCCACTGTCATGACATCCTTTCTCAAGATCATGAAAGATCATG GATACATTAAAGATTTTCAAGTATATGATCCACACAGAGTGGGAAAGATAACAGTTGAACTGCAAGGCAGGATTAATGATTGTCGAGCTCTTACGTATAGGCAGGATCTCAAAGCCAAGGACATAGAGAAATATACAGCTAATAAGCTTCCAACGCGTCAG TGGGGCTATGTTGTGATTACAACTCCTAATGGTGTTTTGGATCATGAAGAGGCCGTCCAACAAAACGTCGGTGGCCAGGTTCTTGGCTACTTCTATTAA
- the LOC117921533 gene encoding NADP-specific glutamate dehydrogenase isoform X4 — protein MLLPVGGLGMNSTMDDMNLIQQRHHLVVRELGEEIDLEIGPGDDDPSFANTPLIGGPPREPSAEEHDESKQVVMVSQLSSEDQDVSKMQPVKRKKKVVKRWREEWADTYKWAYVDVKEGTARIFCSVCREYGRKHRRNPYGNEGSRNMQMSALEEHNNSLLHKEALRLQMASKDKIIVDKPIYVKALMSKTAGSIVEAALKRDPHEIEFIQSVQEAVHALERVIAKNSHYVNIMERLLEPERMILFRVPWVDDRGETHVNRGFRVQFNQTLGPCRGGIRFHSSMNLSIAKFLGFEQTLKNALSPYKLGGAAGGSDFDPKGKSDNEIMRFCQSFMNELYRYLGPDQDLPSEEMGVGPREMGYLFGQYRRLAGHFQGSFTGPRIFWSGSSLRTEATGYGLVFFAQLMLADMNKELKGLRCVVSGSGKIALHVTEKLLAYGALPITVSVRINHMPLPTNIVQIQRVIWWMRMDLIT, from the exons ATGTTGCTACCGGTTGGTGGATTGGGGATGAATTCCaccatggatgacatgaacttgATCCAGCAAAGGCATCACTTGGTGGTTAGGGAGCTTGGagaagagattgatttggaaattGGGCCTGGTGATGATGATCCATCATTTGCAAATACTCCTCTCATTGGTGGCCCTCCACGGGAACCTTCTGCTGAAGAGCATGATGAGAGCAAGCAGGTTGTAATGGTATCTCAACTCTCAAGTGAAGACCAGGATGTGTCGAAGATGCAACCagtgaaaaggaagaagaaggtggTGAAAAGATGGAGAGAGGAATGGGCTGATACATACAAGTGGGCATATGTTGATGTGAAAGAAGGGACAGCGAGGATATTTTGCTCTGTTTGCCGAGAGTATGGTAGGAAGCATAGAAGAAACCCATATGGAAATGAGGGCAGTAGGAATATGCAAATGAGTGCACTAGAAGAACACAATAATAGTTTGCTTCACAAAGAGGCTCTTCGGCTCCAAATGGCATCCAAGGATAAGATCATTGTTGACAAGCCTATATATGTAAAAG CTCTTATGTCAAAAACAGCTGGATCAATTGTTGAAGCTGCATTAAAAAGGGATCCTCATGAGATTGAGTTCATACAGTCAGTGCAAGAAGCAGTTCATGCTTTAGAAAGAGTGATTGCGAAAAATTCTCA TTATGTCAACATCATGGAGCGTTTGTTAGAACCTGAGCGCATGATTCTTTTCCGAGTTCCATGGGTTGATGACAGGGGTGAGACACATGTCAATCGAGGTTTCCGCGTTCAATTTAACCAGACATTGGGTCCTTGTAGGGGTGGTATTCGTTTTCATTCATCAATGAACTTAAGTATTGCCAAGTTTCTCGGTTTTGAACAG ACTCTAAAGAATGCCTTGTCACCATACAAACTAGGAGGGGCAGCAGGTGGAAGTGATTTTGATCCGAAAGGAAAAAGTGATAACGAG ATCATGCGCTTTTGCCAGAGTTTTATGAATGAGCTATATCGTTATTTGGGACCAGACCAg GATCTTCCTTCAGAGGAGATGGGTGTTGGTCCTCGAGAAATGGGTTATCTCTTTGGACAATATAGACGCCTAGCAGGTCATTTTCAG GGAAGTTTTACAGGGCCAAGGATATTTTGGTCTGGCTCTAGCCTCCGAACTGAAGCTACTGGCTATGGACTG GTTTTTTTCGCCCAACTTATGCTTGCGGACATGAATAAAGAACTCAAGGGATTAAG ATGTGTGGTAAGTGGTTCTGGAAAGATTGCATTGCATGTTACAGAGAAGCTTCTTGCATATGGTGCCCTTCCTATCACGGTATCAG TTCGTATAAATCACATGCCTTTGCCAACAAATATTGTACAGATTCAAAGGGTTATTTGGTGGATGAGGATGGATTTGATTAcatga
- the LOC117921533 gene encoding NADP-specific glutamate dehydrogenase isoform X1: MLLPVGGLGMNSTMDDMNLIQQRHHLVVRELGEEIDLEIGPGDDDPSFANTPLIGGPPREPSAEEHDESKQVVMVSQLSSEDQDVSKMQPVKRKKKVVKRWREEWADTYKWAYVDVKEGTARIFCSVCREYGRKHRRNPYGNEGSRNMQMSALEEHNNSLLHKEALRLQMASKDKIIVDKPIYVKALMSKTAGSIVEAALKRDPHEIEFIQSVQEAVHALERVIAKNSHYVNIMERLLEPERMILFRVPWVDDRGETHVNRGFRVQFNQTLGPCRGGIRFHSSMNLSIAKFLGFEQTLKNALSPYKLGGAAGGSDFDPKGKSDNEIMRFCQSFMNELYRYLGPDQDLPSEEMGVGPREMGYLFGQYRRLAGHFQGSFTGPRIFWSGSSLRTEATGYGLVFFAQLMLADMNKELKGLRCVVSGSGKIALHVTEKLLAYGALPITVSDSKGYLVDEDGFDYMKISFLREIKSQQRSLRDYSKTYARSKYYDEAKPWSERCDVAFPCASQNEIDQSDAINLVNSGCRILIEGSNMPCTPEAVDVLRKANVLIAPAMAAGAGGVAAGELELNHECNLMHWSPEDFESKLQEAMKQTYQRALKAAADFGYQKESPEALVHGAAISAFLTIAQGMTDQGCV; encoded by the exons ATGTTGCTACCGGTTGGTGGATTGGGGATGAATTCCaccatggatgacatgaacttgATCCAGCAAAGGCATCACTTGGTGGTTAGGGAGCTTGGagaagagattgatttggaaattGGGCCTGGTGATGATGATCCATCATTTGCAAATACTCCTCTCATTGGTGGCCCTCCACGGGAACCTTCTGCTGAAGAGCATGATGAGAGCAAGCAGGTTGTAATGGTATCTCAACTCTCAAGTGAAGACCAGGATGTGTCGAAGATGCAACCagtgaaaaggaagaagaaggtggTGAAAAGATGGAGAGAGGAATGGGCTGATACATACAAGTGGGCATATGTTGATGTGAAAGAAGGGACAGCGAGGATATTTTGCTCTGTTTGCCGAGAGTATGGTAGGAAGCATAGAAGAAACCCATATGGAAATGAGGGCAGTAGGAATATGCAAATGAGTGCACTAGAAGAACACAATAATAGTTTGCTTCACAAAGAGGCTCTTCGGCTCCAAATGGCATCCAAGGATAAGATCATTGTTGACAAGCCTATATATGTAAAAG CTCTTATGTCAAAAACAGCTGGATCAATTGTTGAAGCTGCATTAAAAAGGGATCCTCATGAGATTGAGTTCATACAGTCAGTGCAAGAAGCAGTTCATGCTTTAGAAAGAGTGATTGCGAAAAATTCTCA TTATGTCAACATCATGGAGCGTTTGTTAGAACCTGAGCGCATGATTCTTTTCCGAGTTCCATGGGTTGATGACAGGGGTGAGACACATGTCAATCGAGGTTTCCGCGTTCAATTTAACCAGACATTGGGTCCTTGTAGGGGTGGTATTCGTTTTCATTCATCAATGAACTTAAGTATTGCCAAGTTTCTCGGTTTTGAACAG ACTCTAAAGAATGCCTTGTCACCATACAAACTAGGAGGGGCAGCAGGTGGAAGTGATTTTGATCCGAAAGGAAAAAGTGATAACGAG ATCATGCGCTTTTGCCAGAGTTTTATGAATGAGCTATATCGTTATTTGGGACCAGACCAg GATCTTCCTTCAGAGGAGATGGGTGTTGGTCCTCGAGAAATGGGTTATCTCTTTGGACAATATAGACGCCTAGCAGGTCATTTTCAG GGAAGTTTTACAGGGCCAAGGATATTTTGGTCTGGCTCTAGCCTCCGAACTGAAGCTACTGGCTATGGACTG GTTTTTTTCGCCCAACTTATGCTTGCGGACATGAATAAAGAACTCAAGGGATTAAG ATGTGTGGTAAGTGGTTCTGGAAAGATTGCATTGCATGTTACAGAGAAGCTTCTTGCATATGGTGCCCTTCCTATCACGGTATCAG ATTCAAAGGGTTATTTGGTGGATGAGGATGGATTTGATTAcatgaaaatatcatttttgagaGAGATCAAAAGTCAACAAAGAAGTTTGAG AGACTATTCAAAAACTTATGCTCGATCTAAGTACTATGATGAAGCAAAACCTTGGAGTGAAAGGTGTGATGTTGCATTTCCTTGTGCGTCTCAGAATGAAATCGACCAATCTGATGCCATAAATTTGGTAAATTCAGGTTGCCGGATACTAATAGAAG GTTCAAACATGCCCTGTACCCCTGAAGCAGTTGATGTTTTGAGAAAAGCGAATGTTCTCATTGCACCAGCAATGGCTGCTGGTGCTGGAGGG GTTGCTGCTGGAGAACTTGAACTAAACCATGAGTGTAATTTGATGCACTGGTCCCCTGAGGACTTTGAATCTAAATTACAG GAAGCTATGAAGCAGACGTACCAGAGAGCTCTCAAAGCAGCAGCTGATTTTGGTTATCAAAAAGAGAGTCCTGA GGCTTTGGTGCATGGAGCAGCCATCTCTGCTTTTCTGACTATCG
- the LOC117921533 gene encoding NADP-specific glutamate dehydrogenase isoform X3, protein MLLPVGGLGMNSTMDDMNLIQQRHHLVVRELGEEIDLEIGPGDDDPSFANTPLIGGPPREPSAEEHDESKQVVMVSQLSSEDQDVSKMQPVKRKKKVVKRWREEWADTYKWAYVDVKEGTARIFCSVCREYGRKHRRNPYGNEGSRNMQMSALEEHNNSLLHKEALRLQMASKDKIIVDKPIYVKALMSKTAGSIVEAALKRDPHEIEFIQSVQEAVHALERVIAKNSHYVNIMERLLEPERMILFRVPWVDDRGETHVNRGFRVQFNQTLGPCRGGIRFHSSMNLSIAKFLGFEQTLKNALSPYKLGGAAGGSDFDPKGKSDNEIMRFCQSFMNELYRYLGPDQDLPSEEMGVGPREMGYLFGQYRRLAGHFQGSFTGPRIFWSGSSLRTEATGYGLVFFAQLMLADMNKELKGLRCVVSGSGKIALHVTEKLLAYGALPITVSGTIVYAVRINHMPLPTNIVQIQRVIWWMRMDLIT, encoded by the exons ATGTTGCTACCGGTTGGTGGATTGGGGATGAATTCCaccatggatgacatgaacttgATCCAGCAAAGGCATCACTTGGTGGTTAGGGAGCTTGGagaagagattgatttggaaattGGGCCTGGTGATGATGATCCATCATTTGCAAATACTCCTCTCATTGGTGGCCCTCCACGGGAACCTTCTGCTGAAGAGCATGATGAGAGCAAGCAGGTTGTAATGGTATCTCAACTCTCAAGTGAAGACCAGGATGTGTCGAAGATGCAACCagtgaaaaggaagaagaaggtggTGAAAAGATGGAGAGAGGAATGGGCTGATACATACAAGTGGGCATATGTTGATGTGAAAGAAGGGACAGCGAGGATATTTTGCTCTGTTTGCCGAGAGTATGGTAGGAAGCATAGAAGAAACCCATATGGAAATGAGGGCAGTAGGAATATGCAAATGAGTGCACTAGAAGAACACAATAATAGTTTGCTTCACAAAGAGGCTCTTCGGCTCCAAATGGCATCCAAGGATAAGATCATTGTTGACAAGCCTATATATGTAAAAG CTCTTATGTCAAAAACAGCTGGATCAATTGTTGAAGCTGCATTAAAAAGGGATCCTCATGAGATTGAGTTCATACAGTCAGTGCAAGAAGCAGTTCATGCTTTAGAAAGAGTGATTGCGAAAAATTCTCA TTATGTCAACATCATGGAGCGTTTGTTAGAACCTGAGCGCATGATTCTTTTCCGAGTTCCATGGGTTGATGACAGGGGTGAGACACATGTCAATCGAGGTTTCCGCGTTCAATTTAACCAGACATTGGGTCCTTGTAGGGGTGGTATTCGTTTTCATTCATCAATGAACTTAAGTATTGCCAAGTTTCTCGGTTTTGAACAG ACTCTAAAGAATGCCTTGTCACCATACAAACTAGGAGGGGCAGCAGGTGGAAGTGATTTTGATCCGAAAGGAAAAAGTGATAACGAG ATCATGCGCTTTTGCCAGAGTTTTATGAATGAGCTATATCGTTATTTGGGACCAGACCAg GATCTTCCTTCAGAGGAGATGGGTGTTGGTCCTCGAGAAATGGGTTATCTCTTTGGACAATATAGACGCCTAGCAGGTCATTTTCAG GGAAGTTTTACAGGGCCAAGGATATTTTGGTCTGGCTCTAGCCTCCGAACTGAAGCTACTGGCTATGGACTG GTTTTTTTCGCCCAACTTATGCTTGCGGACATGAATAAAGAACTCAAGGGATTAAG ATGTGTGGTAAGTGGTTCTGGAAAGATTGCATTGCATGTTACAGAGAAGCTTCTTGCATATGGTGCCCTTCCTATCACGGTATCAG GTACCATTGTATATGCAGTTCGTATAAATCACATGCCTTTGCCAACAAATATTGTACAGATTCAAAGGGTTATTTGGTGGATGAGGATGGATTTGATTAcatga
- the LOC117921533 gene encoding NADP-specific glutamate dehydrogenase isoform X2, whose amino-acid sequence MLLPVGGLGMNSTMDDMNLIQQRHHLVVRELGEEIDLEIGPGDDDPSFANTPLIGGPPREPSAEEHDESKQVVMVSQLSSEDQDVSKMQPVKRKKKVVKRWREEWADTYKWAYVDVKEGTARIFCSVCREYGRKHRRNPYGNEGSRNMQMSALEEHNNSLLHKEALRLQMASKDKIIVDKPIYVKALMSKTAGSIVEAALKRDPHEIEFIQSVQEAVHALERVIAKNSHYVNIMERLLEPERMILFRVPWVDDRGETHVNRGFRVQFNQTLGPCRGGIRFHSSMNLSIAKFLGFEQTLKNALSPYKLGGAAGGSDFDPKGKSDNEIMRFCQSFMNELYRYLGPDQDLPSEEMGVGPREMGYLFGQYRRLAGHFQGQGYFGLALASELKLLAMDWFFFAQLMLADMNKELKGLRCVVSGSGKIALHVTEKLLAYGALPITVSDSKGYLVDEDGFDYMKISFLREIKSQQRSLRDYSKTYARSKYYDEAKPWSERCDVAFPCASQNEIDQSDAINLVNSGCRILIEGSNMPCTPEAVDVLRKANVLIAPAMAAGAGGVAAGELELNHECNLMHWSPEDFESKLQEAMKQTYQRALKAAADFGYQKESPEALVHGAAISAFLTIAQGMTDQGCV is encoded by the exons ATGTTGCTACCGGTTGGTGGATTGGGGATGAATTCCaccatggatgacatgaacttgATCCAGCAAAGGCATCACTTGGTGGTTAGGGAGCTTGGagaagagattgatttggaaattGGGCCTGGTGATGATGATCCATCATTTGCAAATACTCCTCTCATTGGTGGCCCTCCACGGGAACCTTCTGCTGAAGAGCATGATGAGAGCAAGCAGGTTGTAATGGTATCTCAACTCTCAAGTGAAGACCAGGATGTGTCGAAGATGCAACCagtgaaaaggaagaagaaggtggTGAAAAGATGGAGAGAGGAATGGGCTGATACATACAAGTGGGCATATGTTGATGTGAAAGAAGGGACAGCGAGGATATTTTGCTCTGTTTGCCGAGAGTATGGTAGGAAGCATAGAAGAAACCCATATGGAAATGAGGGCAGTAGGAATATGCAAATGAGTGCACTAGAAGAACACAATAATAGTTTGCTTCACAAAGAGGCTCTTCGGCTCCAAATGGCATCCAAGGATAAGATCATTGTTGACAAGCCTATATATGTAAAAG CTCTTATGTCAAAAACAGCTGGATCAATTGTTGAAGCTGCATTAAAAAGGGATCCTCATGAGATTGAGTTCATACAGTCAGTGCAAGAAGCAGTTCATGCTTTAGAAAGAGTGATTGCGAAAAATTCTCA TTATGTCAACATCATGGAGCGTTTGTTAGAACCTGAGCGCATGATTCTTTTCCGAGTTCCATGGGTTGATGACAGGGGTGAGACACATGTCAATCGAGGTTTCCGCGTTCAATTTAACCAGACATTGGGTCCTTGTAGGGGTGGTATTCGTTTTCATTCATCAATGAACTTAAGTATTGCCAAGTTTCTCGGTTTTGAACAG ACTCTAAAGAATGCCTTGTCACCATACAAACTAGGAGGGGCAGCAGGTGGAAGTGATTTTGATCCGAAAGGAAAAAGTGATAACGAG ATCATGCGCTTTTGCCAGAGTTTTATGAATGAGCTATATCGTTATTTGGGACCAGACCAg GATCTTCCTTCAGAGGAGATGGGTGTTGGTCCTCGAGAAATGGGTTATCTCTTTGGACAATATAGACGCCTAGCAGGTCATTTTCAG GGCCAAGGATATTTTGGTCTGGCTCTAGCCTCCGAACTGAAGCTACTGGCTATGGACTGGT TTTTTTTCGCCCAACTTATGCTTGCGGACATGAATAAAGAACTCAAGGGATTAAG ATGTGTGGTAAGTGGTTCTGGAAAGATTGCATTGCATGTTACAGAGAAGCTTCTTGCATATGGTGCCCTTCCTATCACGGTATCAG ATTCAAAGGGTTATTTGGTGGATGAGGATGGATTTGATTAcatgaaaatatcatttttgagaGAGATCAAAAGTCAACAAAGAAGTTTGAG AGACTATTCAAAAACTTATGCTCGATCTAAGTACTATGATGAAGCAAAACCTTGGAGTGAAAGGTGTGATGTTGCATTTCCTTGTGCGTCTCAGAATGAAATCGACCAATCTGATGCCATAAATTTGGTAAATTCAGGTTGCCGGATACTAATAGAAG GTTCAAACATGCCCTGTACCCCTGAAGCAGTTGATGTTTTGAGAAAAGCGAATGTTCTCATTGCACCAGCAATGGCTGCTGGTGCTGGAGGG GTTGCTGCTGGAGAACTTGAACTAAACCATGAGTGTAATTTGATGCACTGGTCCCCTGAGGACTTTGAATCTAAATTACAG GAAGCTATGAAGCAGACGTACCAGAGAGCTCTCAAAGCAGCAGCTGATTTTGGTTATCAAAAAGAGAGTCCTGA GGCTTTGGTGCATGGAGCAGCCATCTCTGCTTTTCTGACTATCG